One genomic region from Spirochaetales bacterium encodes:
- a CDS encoding SEC-C domain-containing protein, whose translation MAEKHPELYNILKHIFRQDMKSRFGSVLTSMFIPYGKKTGRNSPCPCGSGKKYKHCCLNRKKVSALSKENSNP comes from the coding sequence ATGGCCGAAAAACACCCTGAACTCTATAACATACTCAAACACATATTCCGCCAGGATATGAAAAGCAGGTTTGGTTCCGTATTAACGTCGATGTTTATACCATACGGTAAAAAAACCGGCAGAAACAGCCCCTGCCCATGCGGAAGCGGTAAAAAGTACAAACACTGTTGTCTCAATCGAAAAAAGGTAAGCGCTCTTTCAAAAGAAAACTCGAATCCATAA